Proteins encoded together in one Telopea speciosissima isolate NSW1024214 ecotype Mountain lineage chromosome 4, Tspe_v1, whole genome shotgun sequence window:
- the LOC122659873 gene encoding DNA repair protein REV1 isoform X5, protein MSFDSSRSRSANSNGKSKRSFNSNSSARTDDSGRKKQKTNQKTLGMAWGANSLSSSKSSSRKSPFTNFGSYMVEKNRKLRDQFAAEASSSSLGDSNSGKSLFHGVSIFVDGFTVPSSQELKGYMLKYGGRFENYFSRHRVTHIVCSNLPDSKIKNLRSFSGGLPVVKPTWLLDSIAANRLLSWVPYQLEQLANETRKQQKLSAFFPKRNIVSENSETPTNCCSNIELEDPLLMGDTSKGALLPEVGESTKDISQCSGESVFENGNHVEVMEDDAAAAEKSFELKTSEPSSTDMEDENSIGEAHLPSPCRPSSSGSNYCLDKGSPNSRTEGPSNMCHSTLGDPNFVENYFKYSRLHFIGTWRNRYRKRFPCLPGGDKYGKRHAIAPVASQRTSIIHLDMDCFFVSVVIRNHPELRDKPVAVCHSDNPRGTAEISSANYPARDYGVKAGIFVRDAKAHCPHLIILPYNFEAYEEVADQFYDILHKHCNKVQAVSCDEAFLDVTDVEDGDPERLASTIRLEIVETTGCTASAGIAENMLMARLATRTAKPNGQCYIPHDKVDDYLRELSIKVLPGIGHVLEEKLKKRHIQTCGQLRMISKESLQKDFGAKTGDMLWNYSRGIDNRMVGVVQETKSIGADVNWGVRFNDLKDSQHFLVNLCKEVSLRLQGCELQGRTITLKVKKRRKDAEEPTKYMGCGDCENLSHSMTLPISTDDVDVLRRISKQLLGSLHIGNAKNALKSWLFSASAITEERHNASSLTKKRVDGDNGVQSVDESSRKLINSTGSSYVHANQSRGTCLNQVSALPPICHLDRGVIESLPPEIFSEVNEMYGGKLVDFMETNKDKCGSLSGSMCTTSQVEGAGNKGKRPLSPNVVHLRSVTAEGMSSDPEVGVLGRDITKKLPLPSPETEKANQVRQNTFQEIQSLAVSMSGSSNLNMTTVGADRVDLMPASLSQIDISVLQQLPEELKVDILELLPAHRIPECSSDATLDPPREYCHDTVRMKSNENHLKGSESASENGIWAGNPPKWVAKFKASSCLILNTFSKIYYSSGMTGLLSPILQRAVSLPSLSLDASRDVWDEAICSFSELLKQYIKLKIESDIEEIYICFRFLRRFTMKSRFFLQVYDTVLPFLQSSINEHYGGYLHISNAE, encoded by the exons atgagttTTGATTCGTCTCGTTCTCGTTCGGCAAATTCAAATGGAAAGTCGAAGCGGAGCTTTAACTCCAACTCTTCCGCCAGAACTGATGATAGTGGTAGAAAGAAGCAAAAGACTAACCAGAAAACACTTGGCATGGCTTGGGGCGccaattctctctcttcttccaaatCATCTTCTCGGAAATCACCCTTCACTAATTTTGGAAG TTACATGGTTGAGAAGAATCGAAAGCTCCGAGACCAGTTCGCGGCAGAAGCTTCGAGTTCTTCCCTTGGCGACTCAAATTCTGGAAAATCTCTGTTCCATGGGGTTTCAATTTTTGTTGACGGATTCACGGTTCCTTCCAGTCAG GAGCTTAAAGGTTACATGTTGAAGTATGGGGGACGCTTTGAGAATTATTTTTCGAGGCATCGTGTAACTCATATCGTCTGCAGTAATCTTCCAGATAGTAAAATTAAGAACCTGAG GTCCTTCAGTGGCGGGCTCCCGGTTGTGAAACCCACATGGCTGCTGGATTCTATTGCTGCCAATAGGCTTCTTAGCT GGGTTCCTTACCAACTCGAGCAGCTTGCAAATGAAACTCGTAAGCAGCAAAAATTATCTGCCTTCTTTCCCAAAAGAAACATTGTCTCTGAGAATAGTGAAACTCCAACAAACTGTTGTTCAAACATTGAATTGGAGGACCCATTGTTGATGGGTGACACATCTAAGGGTGCACTGTTACCTGAAGTGGGCGAATCCACAAAAGATATAAGCCAATGCAGTGGAGAATCTGTTTTTGAGAATGGAAATCATGTTGAAGTAATGGAAGATGATGCAGCTGCTGCTGAAAAATCTTTTGAGCTGAAAACTTCAGAACCAAGTTCTACTGATATGGAAGATGAAAATAGTATTGGAGAGGCACATCTACCCAGTCCTTGCAGGCCTTCATCTTCAGGTAGCAATTACTGCTTAGATAAAGGATCACCAAATTCAAGAACTGAGGGACCTTCTAATATGTGCCATTCAACTCTCGGGGATCCTAATTTTGTTGAGAACTATTTCAAG TACTCTCGGCTTCACTTCATAGGTACCTGGAGGAATCGGTATCGTAAGCGCTTTCCCTGCTTACCTGGTGGAGACAAATATGGGAAACGTCATGCTATTGCTCCAGTTGCCAGCCAGAGAACTTCAATTATCCATCTAGACATG GACTGTTTCTTTGTCTCAGTTGTCATCAGGAACCATCCTGAATTACGAGATAAGCCTGTAGCGGTTTGTCATTCGGACAATCCAAGGGGGACAGCTGAAATCTCATCTGCAAATTATCCTGCTCGTGATTATG GTGTCAAGGCTGGAATATTCGTGAGGGATGCCAAAGCTCATTGTCCTCACCTTATCATTTTGCCTTACAACTTTGAAGCATATGAGGAG GTCGCCGATCAGTTCTATGACATCTTGCACAAGCACTGCAATAAAGTGCAG GCAGTAAGCTGTGACGAAGCATTTTTAGATGTGACGGATGTAGAGGATGGAGATCCTGAGCGTTTGGCTTCAACTATCAGGTTAGAGATTGTTGAGACAACTGGATGCACTGCAAGTGCTGGAATTGCTGAGAACATGCTCATGGCTCGCCTTGCCACAAGAACTGCTAAACCAAATGGTCAATGTTATATCCCTCATGATAAG gTTGATGACTATTTACGTGAACTTTCAATCAAGGTACTTCCAGGCATTGGGCATGTATTAGAGGAGAAGTTGAAAAAAAGACATATTCAAACTTGTGGCCAGTTGCGTATGATTTCCAAG GAATCTCTTCAGAAGGACTTTGGTGCCAAGACTGGTGACATGCTGTGGAATTATAGTAGAGGAATTGATAACCGGATGGTTGGAGTGGTTCAG GAGACTAAATCTATAGGTGCTGACGTGAATTGGGGTGTGAGATTCAATGATTTGAAAGAT AGTCAACATTTTCTTGTAAACCTTTGCAAGGAGGTTTCGTTACGCTTGCAGGGATGTGAACTACAGGGACGCACTATTACCCTAAAA gtaaagaagagaagaaaggatgCTGAGGAGCCTACCAAATATATGGGGTGTGGGGACTGTGAGAATCTGAGCCACTCAATGACG TTGCCAATTTCTACTGATGATGTGGATGTGCTTCGAAGGATAAGCAAACAACTTTTGGGTTCTCTTCACATCG GGAATGCAAAAAACGCTTTGAAATCATGGCTTTTCTCTGCCTCAGCGATTACAGAAGAACGTCATAACGCTAGTTCTCTAACCAAAAAGAGGGTTGATGGAG ATAATGGGGTACAAAGTGTTGATGAAAGTTCTCGTAAACTCATCAATTCAACTGGTTCTTCATATGTGCATGCAAATCAATCAAGGGGAACTTGTTTAAACCAGGTTTCTGCGCTGCCGCCAATATGCCATCTTGATAGAGGGGTTATTGAGAGTCTCCCTCCCGAAATATTTTCAGAAGTAAATGAAATGTATGGTGGGAAGTTAGTTGATTTCATGGAGACAAACAAAGATAAATGTGGCAGTTTAAGTGGTTCTATGTGCACCACATCACAAGTGGAAG GTGCAGGAAATAAGGGCAAGAGACCTCTTTCTCCAAATGTGGTTCACCTAAGAAGCGTTACAGCTGAAGGCATG TCTTCGGATCCTGAAGTAGGAGTTCTAGGAAGGGATATCACTAAAAAATTGCCACTGCCATCTCCTGAAACTGAAAAGGCAAATCAG gTGAGGCAGAATACATTCCAGGAAATCCAGTCACTAGCTGTTTCTATGTCTGGATCCTCAAATTTGAATATGACCACTGTGGGTGCTGATCGAGTAGATTTAATGCCTGCCTCTTTAAGTCAAATTGATATATCAGTTTTGCAACAATTACCTGAAGAACTGAAGGTCGACATTCTGGAGTTACTTCCTGCACACAGAATACCAGAATGTTCTAGTGATGCTACTCTAGATCCCCCAAGGGAATACTGTCATGACACAGTGAGAATGAAGAGCAATGAAAATCATTTGAAGGGATCTGAGTCAGCTTCAGAGAATGGTATTTGGGCTGGAAATCCTCCGAAATGGGTTGCGAAATTTAAAGCCAGCAGTTGCTTGATTTTGAACACTTTTTCCAAGATATATTACTCATCTGGGATGACTGGGCTTTTGTCACCAATTCTTCAAAGAGCAGTTTCtttgccttctctttctctggaTGCAAGTCGTGATGTTTGGGATGAAGCTATTTGCAGCTTCTCCGAGCTTCTGAAGCAGTACATCAAATTAAAGATTGAATCAGATATTGAGGAGATCTACATTTGCTTTCGTTTTCTCAGAAG GTTCACAATGAAGTCAAGGTTTTTCCTACAAGTATATGATActgttcttcctttccttcag AGTTCCATCAATGAACACTATGGGGGATACTTGCATATTTCAAATGCAGAGTAG
- the LOC122659873 gene encoding DNA repair protein REV1 isoform X7, with translation MSFDSSRSRSANSNGKSKRSFNSNSSARTDDSGRKKQKTNQKTLGMAWGANSLSSSKSSSRKSPFTNFGSYMVEKNRKLRDQFAAEASSSSLGDSNSGKSLFHGVSIFVDGFTVPSSQELKGYMLKYGGRFENYFSRHRVTHIVCSNLPDSKIKNLRSFSGGLPVVKPTWLLDSIAANRLLSWVPYQLEQLANETRKQQKLSAFFPKRNIVSENSETPTNCCSNIELEDPLLMGDTSKGALLPEVGESTKDISQCSGESVFENGNHVEVMEDDAAAAEKSFELKTSEPSSTDMEDENSIGEAHLPSPCRPSSSGSNYCLDKGSPNSRTEGPSNMCHSTLGDPNFVENYFKYSRLHFIGTWRNRYRKRFPCLPGGDKYGKRHAIAPVASQRTSIIHLDMDCFFVSVVIRNHPELRDKPVAVCHSDNPRGTAEISSANYPARDYGVKAGIFVRDAKAHCPHLIILPYNFEAYEEVADQFYDILHKHCNKVQAVSCDEAFLDVTDVEDGDPERLASTIRLEIVETTGCTASAGIAENMLMARLATRTAKPNGQCYIPHDKVDDYLRELSIKVLPGIGHVLEEKLKKRHIQTCGQLRMISKESLQKDFGAKTGDMLWNYSRGIDNRMVGVVQETKSIGADVNWGVRFNDLKDSQHFLVNLCKEVSLRLQGCELQGRTITLKVKKRRKDAEEPTKYMGCGDCENLSHSMTLPISTDDVDVLRRISKQLLGSLHIDVKEIRGIGLQVSKLENANSSKQGNAKNALKSWLFSASAITEERHNASSLTKKRVDGDNGVQSVDESSRKLINSTGSSYVHANQSRGTCLNQVSALPPICHLDRGVIESLPPEIFSEVNEMYGGKLVDFMETNKDKCGSLSGSMCTTSQVEGAGNKGKRPLSPNVVHLRSVTAEGMSSDPEVGVLGRDITKKLPLPSPETEKANQVRQNTFQEIQSLAVSMSGSSNLNMTTVGADRVDLMPASLSQIDISVLQQLPEELKVDILELLPAHRIPECSSDATLDPPREYCHDTVRMKSNENHLKGSESASENGIWAGNPPKWVAKFKASSCLILNTFSKIYYSSGMTGLLSPILQRAVSLPSLSLDASRDVWDEAICSFSELLKQYIKLKIESDIEEIYICFRFLRS, from the exons atgagttTTGATTCGTCTCGTTCTCGTTCGGCAAATTCAAATGGAAAGTCGAAGCGGAGCTTTAACTCCAACTCTTCCGCCAGAACTGATGATAGTGGTAGAAAGAAGCAAAAGACTAACCAGAAAACACTTGGCATGGCTTGGGGCGccaattctctctcttcttccaaatCATCTTCTCGGAAATCACCCTTCACTAATTTTGGAAG TTACATGGTTGAGAAGAATCGAAAGCTCCGAGACCAGTTCGCGGCAGAAGCTTCGAGTTCTTCCCTTGGCGACTCAAATTCTGGAAAATCTCTGTTCCATGGGGTTTCAATTTTTGTTGACGGATTCACGGTTCCTTCCAGTCAG GAGCTTAAAGGTTACATGTTGAAGTATGGGGGACGCTTTGAGAATTATTTTTCGAGGCATCGTGTAACTCATATCGTCTGCAGTAATCTTCCAGATAGTAAAATTAAGAACCTGAG GTCCTTCAGTGGCGGGCTCCCGGTTGTGAAACCCACATGGCTGCTGGATTCTATTGCTGCCAATAGGCTTCTTAGCT GGGTTCCTTACCAACTCGAGCAGCTTGCAAATGAAACTCGTAAGCAGCAAAAATTATCTGCCTTCTTTCCCAAAAGAAACATTGTCTCTGAGAATAGTGAAACTCCAACAAACTGTTGTTCAAACATTGAATTGGAGGACCCATTGTTGATGGGTGACACATCTAAGGGTGCACTGTTACCTGAAGTGGGCGAATCCACAAAAGATATAAGCCAATGCAGTGGAGAATCTGTTTTTGAGAATGGAAATCATGTTGAAGTAATGGAAGATGATGCAGCTGCTGCTGAAAAATCTTTTGAGCTGAAAACTTCAGAACCAAGTTCTACTGATATGGAAGATGAAAATAGTATTGGAGAGGCACATCTACCCAGTCCTTGCAGGCCTTCATCTTCAGGTAGCAATTACTGCTTAGATAAAGGATCACCAAATTCAAGAACTGAGGGACCTTCTAATATGTGCCATTCAACTCTCGGGGATCCTAATTTTGTTGAGAACTATTTCAAG TACTCTCGGCTTCACTTCATAGGTACCTGGAGGAATCGGTATCGTAAGCGCTTTCCCTGCTTACCTGGTGGAGACAAATATGGGAAACGTCATGCTATTGCTCCAGTTGCCAGCCAGAGAACTTCAATTATCCATCTAGACATG GACTGTTTCTTTGTCTCAGTTGTCATCAGGAACCATCCTGAATTACGAGATAAGCCTGTAGCGGTTTGTCATTCGGACAATCCAAGGGGGACAGCTGAAATCTCATCTGCAAATTATCCTGCTCGTGATTATG GTGTCAAGGCTGGAATATTCGTGAGGGATGCCAAAGCTCATTGTCCTCACCTTATCATTTTGCCTTACAACTTTGAAGCATATGAGGAG GTCGCCGATCAGTTCTATGACATCTTGCACAAGCACTGCAATAAAGTGCAG GCAGTAAGCTGTGACGAAGCATTTTTAGATGTGACGGATGTAGAGGATGGAGATCCTGAGCGTTTGGCTTCAACTATCAGGTTAGAGATTGTTGAGACAACTGGATGCACTGCAAGTGCTGGAATTGCTGAGAACATGCTCATGGCTCGCCTTGCCACAAGAACTGCTAAACCAAATGGTCAATGTTATATCCCTCATGATAAG gTTGATGACTATTTACGTGAACTTTCAATCAAGGTACTTCCAGGCATTGGGCATGTATTAGAGGAGAAGTTGAAAAAAAGACATATTCAAACTTGTGGCCAGTTGCGTATGATTTCCAAG GAATCTCTTCAGAAGGACTTTGGTGCCAAGACTGGTGACATGCTGTGGAATTATAGTAGAGGAATTGATAACCGGATGGTTGGAGTGGTTCAG GAGACTAAATCTATAGGTGCTGACGTGAATTGGGGTGTGAGATTCAATGATTTGAAAGAT AGTCAACATTTTCTTGTAAACCTTTGCAAGGAGGTTTCGTTACGCTTGCAGGGATGTGAACTACAGGGACGCACTATTACCCTAAAA gtaaagaagagaagaaaggatgCTGAGGAGCCTACCAAATATATGGGGTGTGGGGACTGTGAGAATCTGAGCCACTCAATGACG TTGCCAATTTCTACTGATGATGTGGATGTGCTTCGAAGGATAAGCAAACAACTTTTGGGTTCTCTTCACATCG ATGTCAAGGAGATCCGTGGTATTGGCCTGCAAGTTTCAAAGTTGGAAAATGCAAATTCCTCTAAACAAG GGAATGCAAAAAACGCTTTGAAATCATGGCTTTTCTCTGCCTCAGCGATTACAGAAGAACGTCATAACGCTAGTTCTCTAACCAAAAAGAGGGTTGATGGAG ATAATGGGGTACAAAGTGTTGATGAAAGTTCTCGTAAACTCATCAATTCAACTGGTTCTTCATATGTGCATGCAAATCAATCAAGGGGAACTTGTTTAAACCAGGTTTCTGCGCTGCCGCCAATATGCCATCTTGATAGAGGGGTTATTGAGAGTCTCCCTCCCGAAATATTTTCAGAAGTAAATGAAATGTATGGTGGGAAGTTAGTTGATTTCATGGAGACAAACAAAGATAAATGTGGCAGTTTAAGTGGTTCTATGTGCACCACATCACAAGTGGAAG GTGCAGGAAATAAGGGCAAGAGACCTCTTTCTCCAAATGTGGTTCACCTAAGAAGCGTTACAGCTGAAGGCATG TCTTCGGATCCTGAAGTAGGAGTTCTAGGAAGGGATATCACTAAAAAATTGCCACTGCCATCTCCTGAAACTGAAAAGGCAAATCAG gTGAGGCAGAATACATTCCAGGAAATCCAGTCACTAGCTGTTTCTATGTCTGGATCCTCAAATTTGAATATGACCACTGTGGGTGCTGATCGAGTAGATTTAATGCCTGCCTCTTTAAGTCAAATTGATATATCAGTTTTGCAACAATTACCTGAAGAACTGAAGGTCGACATTCTGGAGTTACTTCCTGCACACAGAATACCAGAATGTTCTAGTGATGCTACTCTAGATCCCCCAAGGGAATACTGTCATGACACAGTGAGAATGAAGAGCAATGAAAATCATTTGAAGGGATCTGAGTCAGCTTCAGAGAATGGTATTTGGGCTGGAAATCCTCCGAAATGGGTTGCGAAATTTAAAGCCAGCAGTTGCTTGATTTTGAACACTTTTTCCAAGATATATTACTCATCTGGGATGACTGGGCTTTTGTCACCAATTCTTCAAAGAGCAGTTTCtttgccttctctttctctggaTGCAAGTCGTGATGTTTGGGATGAAGCTATTTGCAGCTTCTCCGAGCTTCTGAAGCAGTACATCAAATTAAAGATTGAATCAGATATTGAGGAGATCTACATTTGCTTTCGTTTTCTCAGAAG CTAG